From Sinobacterium norvegicum:
CGCAGTTAGAATTGATCTATGCCCATTATAAGGCCTATGAGACTGAGGCCGCGGTAGAGGCTGCATCGCGTTTTATTCGCCTGCACCCCAGTCACCCCAATGTCGATTATGCCTATTACATGAAGGGCTTATCTAATTTTGATGCCGGCAAAAGTATCTTCGACCGTTTTACCAGCACCGACAAAACCAAGCGAGACCCTGGTGCTGCGCGTCAGTCATTCAGTGATTTCTCGGTGTTGTTAGCACGCTATCCCAGCAGCGAATATGCGCCAGATGCCCGTGCCCGAATGATTTATTTGCGCAACTTGCTGGCCCGCTACGAGGTGAACGTCGCCAACTACTACTTCCAGCGACAGGCCTTTCTTGCCGCCGCCAATCGCGGCCGTTACGTGGTTGAAAACTTCCAGCAGACACCGGCGGTAGCCGATGCCTTGGCGGTTATGACTCAGGCCTATATGTTGCTCGAGATGGATCAGTTGGCCGAAGACAGCTTTAAAGTATTGACAGAAAATTATCCCGACTCGCCGTATATTGATAAAAATGGCGAGTTTGTAGCGCTTTATACCAAGAAGGGCGCCAAGCCAACGTGGATATCCTATATGACCTTCGGTATGTTTGGTCGCGATGAGCCGAAAGAGTTTGATAGCCGCCCGAAGAACGGTTAAGAAAAATCGGTTATGATAGAAAGGCGCCCTGTGCGCCTTTTTTTGTGGTTGCGTGATATTGCGAGAATGGAGGCGGTATGAATCGGATAATCAGCGTTCTATTGGTTGCTTGGTTAGTCAGTGCCTGCCACCCGCAGGTCAGTGAGGAGCAGCGTCAACAGTGGTATCAGCGCTGTGGCCAGCAGTTGTATCCCGCTAACACCGACAAGACTCAGTTGGCGCGACTCGATCAACGTTTCAGTGTGTTGATTTGGAACCTGCAAAAAGCGCAACAACCAGCACTGCTGCCTGAACTCAAGGCGTTGTCGGCGGACAAAGATTTATTGCTGTTGCAGGAGGCCACGCTGTCGCCACCGTTAATCGAAAAAATCGAGCGAGAGCATCAGTTATATTTCGCACCCGGTTATCAAACCGCAGGGCAGGATACCGGCGTCTTAACCGCCTCGAGGGTTGAACCTATTGGCCGCTGCAATTTATCCAGTATGGAGCCACTGTTACGCACACCTAAGGCGACGGCGTTAAGTCTGTATGCCATCGCCGGCAGTGAACAGAAATTGTTGGTGATTAATATTCACGGGGTAAACTTCAGCATTGGCATCGAAGCGTTAAAGGCACAGATCCAACAGAGTATCGATTGGGTGTCTGAGCATCGCGGGCCGATTATATTTGCCGGCGACTTTAACACTTGGAGTGATGAGCGCCAGGCCTTGGTCGATGGCTATGCCGAGCAGTTAGGTCTGCGTCCACTGTCGTTTGAGCAGGATTTTCGTACCACCGTATTTGATCTGGCGTTGGATCATATCTACGTTCGGGGCTTGACCGTTGTTGCCACCAGCACGGTTGCCACCACCACCTCCGATCATAACCCGCTGATGGCGACGCTGTTATTTGATCCGCAGCAGCAGAGGCAGTTGGCGGATAAAAAGGGGGTGAGATGAGACTCATCGTATTATTGCTTGGCCTGTTAATGGGGGGGCGGGTATTGGCCGAGACAGCCGAGCCCTACCAGCAAGAGGTGGAACAATTGGTTGCCGTGCTGGCACAGTCGGGCTGTGAGTTTGAGCGTAACGGCAGTCGGCACAGCGCAGCGGATGCGGCGGATCATATGCGGCTGAAGCTTCGCCGAGGCGGCAAATATGTCAGCTCGGCTGAGACGTTTATCGAGCGCTTGGCGACCAAGAGTTCATGGACTGGCAAGGCGTATATTATCGATTGCCCTGACGATGAGCCGATGGCCTCGGCCGATTGGTTACGGCAACGTTTGACAGAGATGAGAGCAACCAAAAACGCCGCTCAATAGCGGCGTTTTTGTTGCTGACGTGATGGGCTATGAGCCCGTTTTCATTGTTATTGTTGTATACAATTTATGACGCGTTGATGAAAAAGTGGTGTTTTTGCCCGGGGCAGCTTTCTAAATAGCCGAACCTAGACTTTACTTGGTATAACGATTTAAAGCAGGGGTAAAAGCAATGGACAAGCCAGAGATGGTGACTGAACAGGTTTGGCAGCAACATCAGGAGTGGATGGAGGTGATGCACCAGGGTTCTTTTACCAAAGACTTCACCGTCGATAAAGAAAGCCTGAAAAAAGAATATGATCATCTAAAGCAACAGTTACAAAAACGGCCGCATTAGCGGCCGTTATTCTTTGTCTTTTGGTACTACTCAGTACAATTAAACTGGTAGTAAAGGTAGTAGTGTTTACTGTCGGGAATAGGTTGTGAGCGCT
This genomic window contains:
- a CDS encoding outer membrane protein assembly factor BamD; protein product: MRLINILLIAFLVAISGCSSNDEKPREDLSEQQIYSRAKEQLKNSNYSAAVSSLQLLESRYPFGPYAEQAQLELIYAHYKAYETEAAVEAASRFIRLHPSHPNVDYAYYMKGLSNFDAGKSIFDRFTSTDKTKRDPGAARQSFSDFSVLLARYPSSEYAPDARARMIYLRNLLARYEVNVANYYFQRQAFLAAANRGRYVVENFQQTPAVADALAVMTQAYMLLEMDQLAEDSFKVLTENYPDSPYIDKNGEFVALYTKKGAKPTWISYMTFGMFGRDEPKEFDSRPKNG
- a CDS encoding endonuclease/exonuclease/phosphatase family protein, which gives rise to MNRIISVLLVAWLVSACHPQVSEEQRQQWYQRCGQQLYPANTDKTQLARLDQRFSVLIWNLQKAQQPALLPELKALSADKDLLLLQEATLSPPLIEKIEREHQLYFAPGYQTAGQDTGVLTASRVEPIGRCNLSSMEPLLRTPKATALSLYAIAGSEQKLLVINIHGVNFSIGIEALKAQIQQSIDWVSEHRGPIIFAGDFNTWSDERQALVDGYAEQLGLRPLSFEQDFRTTVFDLALDHIYVRGLTVVATSTVATTTSDHNPLMATLLFDPQQQRQLADKKGVR
- a CDS encoding DUF5329 domain-containing protein, coding for MRLIVLLLGLLMGGRVLAETAEPYQQEVEQLVAVLAQSGCEFERNGSRHSAADAADHMRLKLRRGGKYVSSAETFIERLATKSSWTGKAYIIDCPDDEPMASADWLRQRLTEMRATKNAAQ